One segment of Pseudobythopirellula maris DNA contains the following:
- a CDS encoding DUF1559 family PulG-like putative transporter has product MKYRSGHNAAGAFTLVELLVVIAIIGILVALLLPAVQSAREAARRNQCKNNLKQLALGIHNYEGSFRELPPSANVDLSVTSTGNNGSWGVHGRILDYLEESSLSQLVNLEEAWDFQQPISGLRISTFQCPSDSRALEVRDPGKDKVLLYATNYTFNMGVWFVYDPSTDEGGQGVFFPNSNLRLAEVVDGTSKTLLAAEVKAWTPYTRNGGPSQTDVPENAEQAAAIVASGPEEKTTGHTEWPDGRVHHTGFTAAMTPNTAVWYENSSGDTVDADYNSWQEGRNGSAGAPTYAIITSRSWHPGIVQASMVDGSVQTISDNVELDVWRAMATRNGEEVFNANF; this is encoded by the coding sequence ATGAAGTACAGATCAGGCCACAACGCCGCTGGGGCGTTCACGCTCGTCGAGCTATTAGTCGTGATCGCGATTATCGGCATTCTGGTGGCGCTCCTGCTGCCGGCGGTGCAATCCGCCCGCGAAGCGGCGCGTCGGAACCAGTGCAAGAACAACCTCAAACAGCTCGCCCTGGGAATCCATAACTACGAGGGCTCGTTCCGCGAATTGCCACCCAGCGCCAACGTCGACTTGTCTGTCACTTCGACCGGCAACAACGGCTCTTGGGGCGTGCATGGCCGCATTCTGGACTACCTCGAAGAGTCTTCGCTCAGCCAACTCGTCAACCTCGAAGAGGCGTGGGACTTCCAACAACCGATCAGCGGGTTGCGGATCTCGACGTTCCAGTGCCCCAGCGACTCGCGCGCTCTGGAGGTTCGCGACCCTGGCAAAGACAAGGTATTGCTCTACGCGACGAACTACACCTTCAACATGGGGGTGTGGTTCGTGTACGACCCCAGCACCGACGAGGGGGGACAGGGGGTGTTTTTCCCCAACAGCAACCTACGCCTCGCCGAGGTGGTCGACGGAACCAGCAAGACGCTGCTCGCCGCCGAGGTGAAGGCCTGGACGCCATACACACGCAACGGCGGGCCCTCGCAAACCGACGTCCCGGAGAACGCCGAACAGGCGGCGGCGATCGTCGCCTCGGGGCCCGAAGAGAAAACGACCGGCCACACCGAATGGCCCGACGGACGCGTTCACCACACCGGCTTCACGGCGGCGATGACCCCCAACACCGCGGTGTGGTACGAGAACAGCAGCGGCGATACCGTCGACGCCGATTACAACTCGTGGCAAGAAGGCCGCAACGGATCGGCCGGCGCCCCGACTTACGCGATCATCACGTCGCGGAGCTGGCACCCAGGAATCGTGCAAGCCTCGATGGTCGACGGATCGGTGCAAACGATCTCCGACAACGTGGAGCTCGATGTGTGGCGAGCGATGGCTACTCGCAACGGCGAAGAAGTCTTCAACGCCAATTTCTAG